The bacterium genome has a window encoding:
- the ppk1 gene encoding polyphosphate kinase 1, with the protein MKPSKPAPRRSRHKPAPGSRFLDRDLNWLEFNRRVLNEALDERTPLLERVNFLAIFTSNLDEFVMKRVYGLREQIWAGVKSPDTAGEQTSEGLLHAIHASIQEMLNRQADGYHFTIKPALAAEGIHLLGWDNLTEAEKKVAAVIFDKTVFSVLTPLSVDVGHPFPFISNLSLSLAITLNDPSTGTSAFARVKIPNTLPQWIRIETAAFKGAYRFVSLVDLIAHHLDRLFPDMKISGVMPFRVTRNAEVEADLDDVEDLLQAVEEQVRQRRMECVVRLECPREADPINRLILMEALELGEEDVYEMPGLVEYRSLRDIAALPFPAFRYKPWTPLVPSRLQAEDSKIFSVIRAGDLLVQHPYESFDDTVLRLIKEAAADPDVLAIKMTLYRTGKDSPFVPLLIQAAESGKQVACLVELKARFDEHENIVLAQKMERAGVHVVYGVEGLKTHTKTTLVVRREEGESRCYAHIGTGNYHRQTARLYVDASLLTCRAELTADIADLFNYLTGRNRKDDYRKLLIAPANMKQRFLAMIEREIEHHRAGRPAHILAKMNQLEDRDICNALYTASQAGVSVDLIVRGFCTLKPGVPGLSENIRVISVIGRFLEHSRIYHFRNGAEQEVDGEFYIGSADWMHRNLESRVEAITPIEDKDFKTDLQWILQTHLSDQRSAWDMNSDGTYIQRKPKNPDGTMGSHDLMMRQATLRHG; encoded by the coding sequence ATGAAACCATCCAAACCTGCACCCCGTCGAAGCCGCCACAAACCCGCGCCGGGCTCCCGCTTCCTGGATCGTGATTTGAACTGGCTGGAGTTCAACCGGCGCGTACTGAACGAGGCGCTTGACGAACGGACCCCGCTGCTCGAGCGGGTCAATTTCCTCGCCATCTTCACCTCCAACCTGGATGAGTTCGTGATGAAGCGGGTCTATGGCTTGCGCGAGCAAATCTGGGCAGGCGTAAAAAGCCCGGATACCGCGGGCGAACAGACCTCCGAGGGATTGCTCCACGCCATCCACGCCTCCATCCAGGAGATGCTGAACCGGCAGGCGGACGGCTACCACTTCACGATCAAACCCGCCCTGGCCGCCGAAGGGATTCATCTCCTCGGCTGGGACAATCTCACGGAAGCCGAAAAAAAGGTGGCCGCTGTGATTTTTGACAAAACCGTATTCTCGGTTCTGACGCCACTCTCCGTCGATGTCGGCCATCCGTTCCCCTTTATCTCCAATCTCTCCCTCTCCCTCGCCATTACCCTGAATGACCCATCCACCGGGACAAGCGCATTCGCCCGGGTAAAAATCCCGAACACCCTGCCACAATGGATCCGGATCGAGACGGCGGCATTTAAGGGGGCCTATCGCTTTGTGTCGCTGGTGGATCTGATCGCCCACCATCTGGACCGTCTGTTTCCCGACATGAAGATCAGCGGCGTCATGCCGTTCCGGGTCACCCGGAATGCCGAGGTGGAGGCGGACCTGGACGATGTTGAAGATTTGCTTCAGGCGGTCGAAGAGCAGGTCCGCCAGCGCCGGATGGAATGCGTGGTGCGGCTCGAGTGCCCCCGGGAGGCCGACCCCATCAACCGGCTGATCCTCATGGAGGCCCTTGAACTGGGGGAGGAAGACGTGTACGAGATGCCGGGGCTGGTTGAGTACCGGAGTCTGCGGGACATCGCCGCACTGCCCTTCCCTGCGTTCCGGTATAAACCCTGGACCCCACTGGTGCCGAGCCGGTTGCAGGCCGAGGATTCTAAAATTTTCAGTGTCATCCGGGCCGGTGATCTTCTGGTTCAACACCCTTATGAATCGTTTGACGACACCGTATTGCGCCTGATCAAGGAGGCCGCCGCCGATCCGGATGTGCTGGCGATCAAAATGACCCTCTACCGGACCGGGAAGGACAGTCCTTTTGTGCCGTTGCTGATCCAGGCGGCGGAATCCGGGAAACAGGTGGCCTGTCTGGTTGAATTGAAGGCCCGTTTTGATGAACACGAGAACATCGTCCTTGCCCAGAAAATGGAGCGTGCCGGCGTCCATGTCGTCTACGGCGTGGAAGGCCTGAAAACGCACACCAAAACCACGCTGGTCGTCCGCCGGGAGGAGGGTGAGTCACGCTGTTATGCCCACATTGGAACCGGCAACTATCACCGCCAGACGGCACGGCTCTATGTGGACGCAAGCCTGCTGACCTGCCGGGCGGAGTTAACGGCTGATATCGCCGACCTGTTCAACTACCTCACTGGCCGGAACCGGAAAGACGATTACCGGAAACTGCTGATTGCCCCGGCGAACATGAAGCAACGGTTCCTGGCGATGATTGAGCGCGAAATCGAACATCACCGGGCAGGCCGGCCTGCCCATATCCTCGCCAAGATGAACCAGTTGGAAGACCGGGATATCTGTAACGCCCTGTATACGGCCAGTCAGGCGGGGGTGTCCGTGGATCTGATTGTGCGGGGCTTCTGCACCCTCAAACCCGGGGTGCCCGGCCTGAGCGAGAACATCCGGGTGATCTCCGTCATCGGCCGCTTCCTCGAACATTCCCGGATCTACCATTTCCGGAATGGGGCGGAGCAGGAAGTGGATGGTGAGTTTTATATCGGCTCCGCCGACTGGATGCATCGGAACCTGGAAAGCCGGGTGGAGGCCATCACGCCCATTGAGGACAAGGATTTCAAGACCGACCTCCAGTGGATCCTGCAAACCCATCTCTCCGACCAGCGCAGCGCCTGGGACATGAACTCCGACGGAACCTATATCCAGCGCAAACCCAAGAATCCCGACGGAACCATGGGCTCCCACGACCTGATGATGCGCCAGGCAACGCTCCGGCACGGGTAA
- the folK gene encoding 2-amino-4-hydroxy-6-hydroxymethyldihydropteridine diphosphokinase has translation MEIGLSLGSNLDHRLDNLREATRRIDALPDTVILAKAPIYETEPVDVKPEYTTLHFLNTVVIIQTSMELSALSAALHQIEADMGRVRSEDRNAPRVIDIDVLYAGNIQRADGILDLPHPRWAQRRFVVQPLADVRPFLRLPGEPRQISDVLKSLPDSNITLYRAEHEW, from the coding sequence ATGGAAATCGGCCTCAGTTTAGGATCAAATCTGGATCATCGTCTCGACAACCTGCGCGAGGCGACCCGGCGCATTGACGCGCTACCCGACACCGTGATTCTCGCCAAGGCGCCCATTTATGAAACGGAACCGGTGGACGTGAAACCGGAATATACCACCCTGCATTTCCTCAATACCGTCGTTATCATCCAGACGTCCATGGAGCTTTCCGCGTTGTCTGCGGCCCTGCATCAAATTGAGGCCGATATGGGCCGGGTTCGCTCGGAAGACCGGAATGCGCCCCGCGTGATTGATATTGATGTGCTCTATGCGGGCAATATCCAGCGGGCGGACGGGATTCTGGATCTCCCCCATCCCCGCTGGGCCCAGCGCCGGTTCGTGGTTCAGCCTCTGGCGGATGTGCGGCCCTTTCTGCGTCTGCCGGGTGAGCCCCGCCAGATTTCTGATGTTCTCAAGAGTCTGCCCGACTCAAACATCACCCTGTACCGGGCTGAACACGAATGGTGA
- the dapB gene encoding 4-hydroxy-tetrahydrodipicolinate reductase gives MIKVAIVGAAGRMGQALTRCLKLMPQLELVAAVESASSPLCGKDIGLIAGVGDNGVLITSDLAAAVKASDVLIDFSFHENVPVTLKHAVAHKKAVVIGTTGLNPDERAAVDQSAKLIPIVSAPNMSLGVNLLFALVEQAGKVLGLDYDVEITEAHHRYKKDAPSGTALRLGEKVAHGRKQNFRDVVIFGREGLGDERPKGQIGIHALRAADIIGDHTVLFATEGERVEISHRVTSRDALAKGALHAVSWLVTQKPGLYDMQDVLGLR, from the coding sequence ATGATCAAAGTAGCGATTGTTGGTGCGGCGGGTCGGATGGGACAGGCCTTGACTCGATGTTTAAAATTGATGCCGCAACTTGAACTGGTGGCGGCAGTCGAATCGGCATCCTCGCCATTATGCGGCAAAGATATCGGCCTGATCGCAGGCGTTGGCGACAATGGAGTTCTCATTACCAGTGATTTGGCGGCCGCCGTCAAAGCGTCGGATGTTTTAATTGACTTCAGCTTTCATGAGAACGTACCAGTCACCCTCAAGCATGCCGTAGCCCACAAGAAAGCGGTCGTCATCGGCACAACGGGTCTGAATCCCGATGAACGTGCTGCGGTGGACCAGTCCGCCAAACTCATTCCTATCGTCTCCGCCCCCAATATGAGTCTTGGCGTCAATCTTCTGTTTGCCCTGGTGGAACAGGCGGGCAAGGTGCTCGGGCTGGATTATGATGTCGAAATTACAGAGGCGCATCACCGGTACAAAAAAGACGCCCCCAGCGGCACCGCACTCCGTCTTGGCGAGAAGGTGGCTCATGGCCGTAAACAGAATTTCCGGGATGTCGTCATCTTTGGTCGCGAAGGACTCGGGGATGAACGGCCCAAGGGCCAGATCGGGATTCACGCCCTGCGCGCGGCCGATATCATTGGCGATCACACCGTCCTTTTTGCCACCGAGGGGGAGCGGGTGGAGATTAGTCATCGTGTCACCAGTCGTGATGCCCTAGCCAAAGGAGCCCTTCACGCCGTCAGTTGGCTCGTTACCCAGAAGCCCGGCCTGTACGACATGCAGGATGTGCTGGGCCTGCGCTAA
- a CDS encoding plasmid stabilization protein — protein sequence MNYNLVFTHSYTRRAAKFIRKHPALLKQYEKTLELMELDPFHPSLRLHKLKGPLEELHSVSINIAYRITIEFLVEGKTIIPVNIGTHDEVY from the coding sequence ATGAACTATAACCTTGTCTTCACGCACAGCTATACCCGACGGGCCGCGAAGTTTATCCGAAAACATCCCGCACTGCTAAAACAGTACGAGAAAACCCTGGAATTGATGGAACTGGATCCGTTCCATCCTTCTCTTCGTCTCCACAAGCTCAAGGGACCGCTTGAAGAACTCCACTCGGTTTCGATCAACATTGCCTATCGCATTACCATCGAATTCCTGGTCGAAGGAAAAACGATCATCCCTGTAAACATAGGGACCCATGACGAAGTGTACTGA
- a CDS encoding prolyl oligopeptidase family serine peptidase has translation MKHLSLFSVLAFSLFQTLASANPTNAVASPKPSPLDAYQALTFTAPHQTNALLRYRFSAPPKMEPGQRYPLLVCLHGAGERGTNNTSQVGHFLPLLKAVQAVTPCFVVIPQVPPSQLWATYGWSTKTETMNGAPTPMLQLTKQLIDSLVAGGAVDPDRIYITGLSMGGYGTWEAIQRWPDFFAAAIPICGGGDPALAGKLTTLPLWAWHGEVDTVIEVNQTRRMIDAIIAAGGQPKATYIPKCGHGAWGPAYKEASLSTWLLAQRRPSKQSAK, from the coding sequence ATGAAACATTTATCCCTCTTTTCAGTATTAGCGTTTAGTTTATTTCAGACCCTGGCGTCGGCCAACCCCACGAATGCCGTCGCTTCACCCAAACCTTCGCCTCTCGACGCGTACCAGGCGCTCACCTTTACTGCGCCACATCAGACCAACGCCCTACTCCGGTACCGGTTTAGCGCACCGCCGAAGATGGAACCCGGCCAACGCTATCCGCTTCTGGTTTGTCTGCACGGGGCTGGCGAACGGGGAACCAACAATACCAGCCAGGTGGGGCATTTCCTGCCGCTGCTCAAGGCCGTGCAGGCCGTAACGCCGTGTTTCGTTGTCATCCCGCAGGTTCCGCCAAGCCAACTCTGGGCAACCTATGGCTGGAGCACCAAAACAGAGACTATGAACGGAGCGCCGACGCCGATGCTGCAGCTGACCAAGCAGTTGATCGACTCACTCGTCGCCGGGGGAGCGGTCGATCCCGATCGCATTTACATTACAGGCTTATCCATGGGCGGGTATGGGACGTGGGAAGCCATCCAGCGCTGGCCTGACTTCTTCGCCGCCGCCATCCCGATCTGTGGCGGCGGGGATCCCGCACTGGCCGGCAAACTCACTACACTTCCCCTCTGGGCATGGCATGGCGAAGTCGATACGGTGATTGAGGTGAATCAGACGCGCCGTATGATTGATGCCATTATTGCAGCCGGCGGCCAACCCAAAGCCACGTATATTCCGAAATGCGGTCACGGGGCCTGGGGGCCGGCCTATAAGGAGGCCTCTCTCTCAACCTGGTTGCTGGCGCAGCGCCGCCCTTCGAAACAGTCTGCAAAATAG
- a CDS encoding alpha/beta hydrolase, translating to MSAKLMLPCLLLVLSPFAATAESPSLPDFDPSTFRTLSCEAIVKNYQQVNDLPYYDEKTRNEDAYLAERCKLDIFYPTHQKNTPVLIFFHGGGMTGGSKEWKMELYKHLGCVIVTPNYRLSPKAKCPAYLEDAAAAAAWVKRNIAQYNGDPDTVFISGHSAGAYLATCLATMPRFLEKVGFTPWDFAGTISISGEMITHMAIRAERGLPKSQIVIDDYAPLSHVSTNVPPLILLTGGTGLDVGSRPADNKLMHDAMVAAGNTNCLYYEVPGTNHGSIMDAAYAYLLQFIRETVQKKGPAVKQGNITRP from the coding sequence ATGTCTGCCAAACTGATGTTGCCATGCCTCTTGCTTGTCTTATCGCCGTTTGCGGCCACGGCGGAATCGCCGTCGCTACCCGACTTTGATCCGTCCACCTTTCGCACGCTCTCCTGCGAGGCGATCGTCAAAAACTACCAGCAGGTCAACGACCTCCCCTACTACGACGAGAAAACCCGGAATGAAGACGCCTACCTCGCCGAACGCTGCAAGCTGGATATCTTTTACCCGACCCATCAGAAGAATACGCCGGTCCTGATCTTCTTTCATGGCGGCGGCATGACGGGTGGGTCCAAGGAATGGAAGATGGAACTGTACAAGCATCTCGGCTGTGTCATCGTCACGCCGAATTACCGCCTGTCACCCAAAGCCAAGTGCCCCGCCTACCTTGAGGACGCGGCCGCCGCCGCGGCCTGGGTGAAACGAAACATCGCCCAGTATAATGGTGACCCTGACACCGTCTTCATTAGCGGCCACTCCGCTGGCGCCTATCTGGCAACCTGTCTGGCGACAATGCCGCGGTTCCTGGAAAAGGTCGGCTTCACCCCATGGGATTTCGCCGGCACCATCTCCATTAGTGGCGAAATGATCACCCACATGGCCATCCGGGCCGAACGGGGCCTACCTAAGAGCCAGATCGTCATTGATGACTACGCCCCTCTCTCCCACGTCTCCACCAACGTCCCGCCGTTGATTCTGCTGACAGGAGGTACGGGACTGGATGTCGGCAGTCGCCCTGCAGACAACAAACTTATGCACGACGCCATGGTCGCCGCCGGCAACACCAACTGTCTGTATTATGAGGTGCCCGGCACCAACCACGGCAGCATCATGGACGCCGCTTACGCCTACCTGCTCCAGTTCATCCGGGAGACGGTTCAGAAAAAGGGACCTGCTGTAAAACAAGGAAATATCACTCGGCCATGA
- a CDS encoding glutathione peroxidase yields MKTGSRSIWFKALRLVVPGLFLAGAVQAQQKETPTMSSIYDFSVKQIDGKAGSLSEYKGKVLLIVNVASKCGFTGQYAGLQKLYETYKDRGLVVMGFPANDFLFQEPGSNQEIAQFCSLKFHVTFPMFEKITVTGGSMHPLYKFLTDKTTNPEFSGKITWNFNKFLIGRDGHILNRFGSRTTPEDKDVITAIEKALESKS; encoded by the coding sequence ATGAAAACGGGTTCACGATCTATCTGGTTCAAGGCCTTGCGTCTCGTCGTTCCGGGATTGTTCCTGGCCGGCGCGGTTCAGGCACAGCAAAAGGAGACCCCTACCATGAGCAGCATCTATGACTTCTCCGTGAAACAGATCGACGGCAAGGCCGGTTCCCTTTCTGAATATAAGGGCAAGGTCCTGCTGATCGTCAATGTGGCAAGCAAGTGCGGATTCACCGGCCAGTATGCTGGCCTGCAGAAGCTCTACGAAACCTACAAGGACCGTGGCCTGGTCGTCATGGGCTTCCCGGCCAATGACTTCCTCTTCCAGGAGCCGGGCTCCAATCAGGAGATTGCCCAGTTCTGTTCCTTGAAATTCCACGTGACCTTTCCCATGTTCGAGAAGATCACCGTCACGGGCGGCTCGATGCATCCGCTCTACAAATTCCTGACCGATAAAACGACCAACCCTGAATTCAGCGGCAAGATCACCTGGAACTTCAATAAGTTCCTCATCGGCCGCGATGGCCATATCCTCAACCGGTTCGGTAGCCGGACGACACCCGAGGACAAGGATGTGATCACGGCCATCGAAAAGGCGCTTGAATCCAAATCCTGA
- a CDS encoding DUF523 and DUF1722 domain-containing protein, translating to MADIEKIRIGVSACLLGQPVRYDGQHKHDHYITDTLGQYFEFVGVCPEVECGMTVPRESMRLVGDPAHPRLITTRTEIDHTEQMLKWAARRVTELENEGLFGFIFKSRSPSSGMENVKVYNAKGMVGGKAPGLFGKAFQAHFTTLPCEDEGRLNDPDLRENFIERVFTLWRYRNAVKAAPTLATLMTFHARNKLLIQAHHEALMREMGRELAALKPAQARTHIPIYEAKLMRALKTLATVPKHTNILQHMAGYLRGKADDADRKELADIIGQYHAGLIPLIVPVTMLRHYVFKHDIEYLKEQYYLDPHPLELKLRNHA from the coding sequence ATGGCTGACATTGAAAAAATCCGGATTGGTGTGAGCGCCTGTCTTCTGGGACAGCCCGTGCGCTATGATGGCCAGCACAAGCATGACCATTACATTACGGACACGCTGGGGCAATATTTCGAGTTCGTCGGCGTCTGCCCTGAGGTGGAGTGCGGGATGACCGTCCCGCGCGAGTCGATGCGACTGGTTGGCGATCCCGCCCATCCCCGCCTGATAACCACCCGTACCGAAATCGACCACACCGAGCAGATGCTGAAGTGGGCCGCCCGGCGTGTCACGGAACTTGAGAACGAAGGCTTGTTCGGGTTTATTTTCAAATCCCGCTCCCCCAGCAGCGGCATGGAAAACGTTAAGGTCTATAACGCCAAAGGGATGGTGGGCGGCAAGGCCCCCGGGCTTTTCGGCAAGGCCTTCCAGGCGCATTTCACAACGCTCCCTTGTGAGGATGAAGGCCGGCTGAACGATCCGGACCTGCGGGAGAACTTTATCGAGCGCGTCTTCACGCTCTGGCGCTACCGGAACGCCGTTAAGGCTGCCCCGACCCTGGCGACCCTGATGACCTTCCATGCACGTAACAAACTGCTCATCCAGGCCCACCATGAAGCCCTGATGCGGGAGATGGGCCGCGAATTGGCGGCGTTGAAACCGGCCCAGGCGCGGACCCACATCCCGATCTATGAGGCCAAGCTCATGCGGGCACTCAAGACTTTAGCCACCGTCCCGAAGCATACCAATATCCTGCAGCATATGGCCGGCTACCTGCGGGGCAAGGCCGACGATGCGGACCGGAAAGAACTGGCCGACATTATTGGCCAGTATCACGCGGGTCTGATCCCCCTGATTGTCCCGGTGACCATGCTGCGTCATTACGTCTTTAAACACGACATCGAGTATTTGAAGGAACAGTACTATCTTGATCCGCACCCGCTGGAACTCAAGTTGCGCAATCATGCGTGA
- a CDS encoding type II toxin-antitoxin system Phd/YefM family antitoxin → MSTLSAADLKRRGVSAFPSVLRQDGEAIITVHGKSRYVVMTIEKYDALREWELSGAVREARADYHAGRIADKTVKGHIQRIQDEL, encoded by the coding sequence ATGAGTACTTTATCTGCGGCCGATCTTAAGCGCAGAGGCGTGTCTGCGTTTCCCTCTGTATTGCGTCAGGATGGTGAAGCCATTATCACGGTGCATGGCAAGAGCCGTTATGTGGTGATGACCATTGAGAAGTATGACGCCCTGCGCGAATGGGAACTTTCAGGCGCCGTTCGCGAAGCACGGGCGGACTATCACGCCGGACGCATCGCTGACAAGACCGTCAAAGGGCACATCCAACGGATACAGGATGAACTATAA